Proteins from a genomic interval of ANME-2 cluster archaeon:
- a CDS encoding DUF2119 domain-containing protein produces the protein MIKSLSSGSPVRLFAGGLHGDEWETTTPLLEELTQPLTGTLLIMSKVSGNEYLSTLDRNYYTQYAPHLLEAIKEYRPCIYLELHSYSKVNFSILTGDGRFERHGIPAYIEIEAGVLMGSVSPHIRRDHFSPYDLCVSFEMPKRPSGQTLEVIGHLLDIVKECRGRDAFVRYMKVHYPEQTSVAVRNYLRFYGDLY, from the coding sequence ATGATTAAAAGCCTAAGCAGCGGCAGTCCTGTGCGCCTGTTCGCAGGGGGGCTGCATGGTGATGAATGGGAAACCACTACTCCATTGCTGGAAGAGTTGACCCAACCCCTGACCGGGACATTGCTTATTATGTCCAAAGTGTCTGGAAATGAGTACCTCAGCACACTAGACAGGAACTATTACACTCAATATGCTCCCCATTTACTGGAGGCCATAAAGGAGTACCGTCCATGTATCTATCTTGAACTTCATTCCTATTCGAAGGTTAACTTTTCAATACTAACAGGGGACGGCAGGTTCGAACGCCATGGTATACCTGCATATATCGAGATCGAAGCCGGTGTGCTAATGGGTTCGGTATCACCCCATATCAGGCGGGATCATTTCAGCCCATATGACCTGTGCGTATCCTTTGAGATGCCAAAAAGACCATCAGGGCAAACCCTGGAAGTGATTGGCCACTTGCTTGACATTGTAAAGGAATGTAGGGGCCGGGATGCTTTTGTCAGGTACATGAAGGTGCACTATCCTGAGCAGACCTCAGTGGCTGTCAGGAACTATCTCAGGTTTTACGGAGACCTTTACTAA